The Mycoplasmopsis gallinacea genome includes a window with the following:
- the uvrA gene encoding excinuclease ABC subunit UvrA encodes MKKEDLLIIKGARENNLKNVSLTLPKNKLIVFTGLSGSGKSSLAFNTIYEEGRRRYVDSLSSYARMFLGGTKKPDVDSIEGLSPAISIEQKTVHNNPRSTVGTVTEIYDYLRLLFARIGKAYCPNHNIEITSQTSKDILNSIYKAKEGSKLIIYSPIVEGEKGTHQKLLDKIKSEGYLRVKIDGEIMLLDEPIRLEKNIKHTIDLVIDRVVLNEENYNRIAEAIDIASDKANGLVKVENLDEQKTEIYSKTHACIYKDFTIPKIETRLFSFNAPFGMCENCKGLGVEFKADFDAVVQDKWRTIEQGAIKYFENTVNTQNLEWQEFQALLNHYNISIHTPIDEMNKNELEIIKYGSKDDIEYEMTSSSGNVIRRYKPIEGILTKIERMYYETSSERIRDWIKKYMGSFTCHICKGARLNQNALAIKIDHKNIHEFTKLSVNDLLINFETIFNNFSEQEKQISSLITKELTDRLTFLKNVGLDYLTLERNAETLSGGEAQRIRLATQIGSNLTGVLYVLDEPSIGLHQKDNLKLIHTLRKMVDLGNTLIVVEHDEDTMYEADWIVDIGPKAGVDGGQVVASGSLEEIVKNENSITGKYLSHEWTIPVPQTRRSGNGKVITIKNAKENNLKGIDAKIPLGKFVGVTGVSGSGKSTLVNEILVKGIQQMLGLADGLNSKRAAFDSIQGLEAIDKVVPVSQSPIGRTPRSNPATYTGVFDDIRDIFSAVEESRVRGYTKSRFSFNVPGGRCEKCSGDGFIKIEMHFLPDVFVACDQCDGARYNRETLEIQYHGKNISDVLEMTVDEALEFFQNRVKIIEKLQILADVGLGYIKLGQMSTTLSGGEAQRIKLATFLQKKPTGKTIYVLDEPTTGLHTHDVKKLLKILNRIVDNGDTVLVIEHNLDVIKSCDYLIDLGPDGGVNGGLIVASGTPEQVSNIEGSYTGMFLKKIMA; translated from the coding sequence ATGAAAAAAGAAGATTTACTTATTATTAAAGGGGCAAGAGAAAATAATCTTAAAAATGTATCTTTAACTTTGCCTAAAAACAAGTTAATTGTCTTTACCGGATTAAGTGGAAGTGGTAAAAGCTCCCTAGCTTTTAACACTATTTATGAAGAAGGAAGAAGAAGATATGTTGATTCTCTTTCAAGCTATGCACGTATGTTTTTAGGAGGAACTAAAAAACCTGATGTTGATTCAATTGAAGGGCTTTCACCAGCTATTTCAATTGAGCAAAAAACAGTGCATAATAATCCACGTTCAACAGTTGGTACTGTAACTGAAATTTATGATTATTTACGTTTGCTTTTTGCACGGATTGGAAAAGCTTATTGTCCGAATCACAACATTGAAATTACCTCACAAACTTCAAAAGATATTTTAAATAGCATCTACAAAGCTAAAGAAGGTTCAAAGTTAATTATTTACTCACCAATTGTGGAAGGTGAAAAAGGAACTCACCAAAAACTCTTAGATAAAATCAAAAGTGAAGGTTACTTGAGAGTCAAAATTGATGGCGAAATTATGCTTTTAGATGAACCAATTCGCCTTGAAAAAAATATTAAGCACACAATTGATTTAGTCATTGACCGTGTGGTTTTAAATGAAGAAAATTACAACCGGATTGCTGAAGCTATTGATATTGCTTCTGATAAAGCAAATGGGCTTGTAAAAGTTGAAAATTTAGATGAACAAAAAACTGAAATTTACTCAAAAACTCATGCATGTATCTATAAAGATTTCACAATTCCAAAAATTGAAACTAGACTTTTTAGTTTCAATGCTCCATTTGGAATGTGTGAAAACTGTAAGGGTCTTGGTGTAGAATTTAAAGCCGATTTTGATGCAGTTGTCCAAGATAAATGAAGAACAATTGAACAAGGTGCTATTAAGTATTTTGAAAATACAGTTAATACTCAAAACCTTGAATGACAAGAATTTCAAGCTCTTTTAAATCACTACAATATTTCAATTCATACTCCAATTGATGAAATGAATAAAAATGAGCTTGAAATCATTAAATATGGTTCTAAAGATGATATTGAATACGAAATGACTAGTTCAAGCGGAAACGTTATTCGTCGTTACAAACCAATTGAGGGGATTTTAACCAAAATTGAGCGTATGTATTATGAAACTTCTTCTGAAAGAATTAGGGACTGAATTAAAAAATATATGGGTTCATTCACTTGCCATATTTGCAAGGGTGCAAGGCTTAATCAAAATGCACTTGCAATAAAAATTGATCACAAAAATATTCATGAATTCACTAAATTATCTGTTAATGATCTTCTTATTAATTTCGAAACAATTTTCAATAACTTTAGCGAGCAAGAAAAACAAATTTCATCTTTAATTACTAAAGAATTAACTGATCGGCTAACATTTTTAAAAAATGTAGGTCTTGATTATTTAACTTTAGAAAGAAACGCTGAAACTCTTAGTGGTGGAGAAGCACAAAGAATTAGACTTGCAACTCAAATTGGTTCAAATTTAACTGGTGTTTTATATGTGCTTGACGAACCTTCGATTGGTCTTCATCAAAAAGATAACTTAAAACTAATTCATACCCTTAGAAAAATGGTTGATTTAGGAAATACTTTAATTGTTGTTGAACATGATGAAGATACAATGTATGAAGCTGATTGAATCGTTGATATTGGTCCTAAAGCTGGAGTTGATGGTGGACAAGTAGTTGCTAGCGGAAGCTTAGAAGAAATTGTAAAAAACGAAAACTCAATTACTGGAAAATACTTATCTCATGAATGAACTATCCCAGTTCCACAAACTCGTAGAAGTGGAAATGGTAAAGTAATAACAATTAAAAATGCTAAAGAAAACAACCTTAAAGGAATTGATGCAAAAATCCCGCTTGGTAAATTTGTCGGGGTAACTGGAGTTTCAGGAAGCGGTAAAAGTACCCTTGTAAATGAAATTTTAGTTAAAGGAATTCAACAAATGCTTGGACTTGCTGATGGGCTTAACAGTAAAAGAGCTGCTTTTGATTCAATTCAAGGGCTTGAAGCGATTGATAAGGTCGTGCCAGTAAGCCAATCTCCAATTGGAAGAACTCCAAGAAGTAATCCAGCTACTTATACAGGTGTATTTGATGATATTAGGGATATTTTCTCAGCAGTTGAAGAATCTAGAGTGCGTGGATACACCAAAAGTAGATTTAGCTTTAATGTCCCTGGTGGTAGATGTGAAAAATGTAGCGGTGATGGGTTTATTAAAATTGAAATGCACTTTCTGCCAGATGTTTTTGTAGCTTGTGACCAATGCGATGGAGCAAGATATAACCGTGAAACACTTGAAATTCAGTATCATGGTAAAAATATTTCAGATGTTTTAGAAATGACAGTTGATGAAGCTTTAGAGTTTTTCCAAAACAGAGTAAAAATTATTGAAAAATTACAAATCCTTGCTGATGTAGGGCTTGGATACATTAAATTAGGTCAAATGTCTACAACTCTTAGTGGTGGAGAAGCACAAAGAATTAAGCTTGCTACTTTCTTACAGAAAAAACCTACTGGTAAAACAATTTATGTGCTTGATGAGCCAACCACTGGACTTCATACTCACGATGTTAAGAAACTTTTAAAAATTCTTAACCGGATTGTTGATAATGGAGATACTGTTTTAGTAATTGAGCATAATTTAGATGTGATTAAGTCTTGCGATTATTTAATTGATCTAGGCCCTGATGGTGGTGTTAATGGTGGGTTAATTGTAGCTAGTGGAACACCAGAGCAAGTATCTAATATTGAAGGTAGTTACACAGGTATGTTTCTTAAAAAAATTATGGCTTAA
- the plsY gene encoding glycerol-3-phosphate 1-O-acyltransferase PlsY produces the protein MIIFYVVLINFSFLLFGYLIGSANTSVILSKYWKKNDVRDHFSQNGGATNSLRVFGKNFALIVLLIDVVKTFSSVYLCFLISALIPWKNTYTFLPLLAGLGCILGHVWPVFFKFKGGKGVACTIGFIIAIDILLLPIGALIFLGIYFKTKYVSLASIISGIFMILYVGAFAYLLTDFGTQFTNWYSPWYSSLLIYLVVAFLIVFMHRTNIQRLIKGKESKTRI, from the coding sequence ATGATAATTTTTTACGTAGTTCTAATCAACTTTAGTTTTCTTCTTTTTGGGTATCTAATTGGCTCTGCAAATACATCAGTTATTTTGTCAAAATACTGAAAGAAAAATGATGTTAGAGACCATTTTTCACAAAATGGAGGGGCAACTAATTCACTTAGGGTTTTTGGAAAAAACTTTGCCCTAATCGTGCTTTTAATTGATGTTGTTAAGACCTTTTCATCAGTTTATTTATGCTTTTTAATTTCAGCATTAATTCCTTGAAAAAACACTTACACTTTCCTTCCGCTTCTTGCAGGATTAGGTTGCATTTTAGGTCACGTTTGACCAGTGTTTTTTAAATTCAAAGGAGGTAAGGGAGTAGCTTGCACCATTGGTTTTATTATCGCAATTGATATTTTACTGCTTCCAATTGGAGCGCTTATTTTCTTAGGGATTTACTTCAAAACTAAGTATGTTTCACTTGCAAGTATCATAAGCGGAATTTTTATGATTTTATATGTAGGAGCTTTTGCTTATCTTTTAACCGATTTTGGAACTCAATTTACAAATTGATATTCACCTTGATATAGCTCATTACTTATTTACTTAGTAGTTGCGTTTTTAATTGTGTTTATGCACAGAACCAACATTCAAAGATTAATCAAAGGAAAGGAAAGTAAAACCAGAATCTAA